TTAGAACATGCCAAGGGTATTATTACCCGCGAACTAGTTTTAATTGACGATATGATTGATTATTTTCAGCAAACTGCAGAAAACAAAGACGATTTAATTCAGGTAAATAATATTGAAGCTTTCAAGTACTACCTAGAACAAATTAATTACACCATAGATAATACCTTAACAAAAATCCAATACTAAATTCTTTATATTAAAATGATAAAAAAAACATTTGTACTTATCACTTTATTTGGTACGTTAACTTTTGTATCATGTAATAAAACAGCAGAACAACCACAACCTGCTCCATTAGCATTACAAGCTATAACTGTAACCCAAGCACCCGCTCAGGTTAATTTAGAATTCCCAACTAAAATTGAAGGTTTAAAAAACATTGAAATTAGACCTAAAGCTAACGGATTCATTAAAGAAATTTATGTTGATGAAGGACAAAGCGTAAAAAAAGGCCAACTTTTATTTAAATTAGAAACTGACGTATTAACACAAGATGCATCTGCCGCAAAAGCTGCTATTGAAGCTGCTCAGGTTGAAGTAGACCGTTTAACTCCGTTAGTAGAAAAAGGAATTGTTGGTAGCGTTTTACTAGAAGCTGCAAAAGCACGTTTAGCGCAAACCAAAGCAACATATAGCGGAATTGTAGCCAATATAAACTATGCAAACGTAGTTGCACCAACCGATGGTGTTATTGGTGCATTACCATATAAACCAGGAGCATTAGTTAGTTCTACTATTAATCCGCCTTTAACCACTATTTCAGATACCAAACAAGTTCGCGCTTATTTTAATCTAAATGAAAAGCAAATGATTGCATTTGCTAAAAACGTTCCGGGTGCATCAACACCAGAAAAAATTAAAAATGCACCAGCTGTACAATTAAGATTGGTTGACAATAGCATTTTTTCTGAATCAGGTAAAATTGCTGCAATTGAAGGTTTAATTGATGCAAATACGGGTACTACGCGTTTACGTGCCGATTTTAATAATCCGGATGCTATTTTACGTTCAGGATCAAGCGGAACTATTATTTTTCCGGTAAGCTATGAAAACGTATTAGTAATTCCACAAAAAGCGGTGTTAGACTTACAAGGTAAAAATTTAGTTTATGTTGTAGATAAAGATGGTATTGCACAATCTCGCACAGTAGAAATTTTAAATCAAACAGATCGTGAATATATTATTGCTTCTGGTTTAGAAGTAGGAGATGTAATTGTTACGGAAGGATTAGCAAAAGTTAGAGACGGGCAACCGGTTACTGTAACACTTTCTTCTAAAAACGATAATTAAACAGCAACATCTGCTAAATAAATAATTAAAATTTATGATAAAAACATTTATTGACAGACCCGTTCTGTCAACAGTAATATCAATATTAATCACTATCCTTGGTGTTTTAGGATTAATATCATTACCGGTAGAACAATATCCAGAAATTGCACCACCAACGGTACAAGTTATGGCAAATTATACCGGGGCAAATGCTGAAACAGTATTAAATTCTGTTATTATTCCGTTAGAAGAACAAATTAACGGAGTTGAAAACATGACGTACATGACGTCAACCGCTGCAAATGATGGTAGTGCCAACATTACGGTTTTTTTCGAACTGGGTACAGATCCGGATATTGCCGCAGTAAACGTACAAAACCGTGTAGCAAGAGCTACAAGCAGATTATTACGCAATTGTAAATCAAACGGGGGTAACTACGTTTAAATCGCAAACATCTGCAGTAATGTTCTTGTCGTTATTTTCAGAAAACCCTGATTATGACGCAACATTCGTACAAAACTACGCTAACATTAATATTGTACCTAAACTTCAACGTGTTAGAGGGGTTGGTCAGGTATTAGTTTTTGGTGGTAAAGATTACTCAATGCGTATTTGGATTGATCCAGATAAAATGTCAGCTTATAAAGTTTCGCCAGCCGAAATTCAAGCAGCGTTATTAGAACAAAACATTGAGGCAGCACCAGGTAAATTTGGTGATAATTCAGACGGTGTTTACGAATATGCTATTAAATATAGCGGTCGTTTTAACCAAGTTGAAGAATACGAAAATATTGTTATTAAATCTTTAGGCAACAACCAATTTGTTCGTATTGGCGACGTTGCTGATATTGAACTTGGTGCTTTTAACTATGCTGTAAATAACTACGGTATGGGTAAACCTGGGGTTGCAATGGGTATTTTTCAAACTTCAGGATCAAACGCAAATGATATTATTGAAGAACTGAATTCAATTTTAGCTGAAGAATCTAAATCATTTCCAAAAGGTTTAAAATACATTATTCCAATGGACGTTAAAACGTTCTTGGATGCATCGATAGAAAAAGTTACACACACGCTTCTTGAAGCCTTTTTATTAGTATTTATCGTGGTTTATATCTTTTTACAAGATTTTAAATCAACTTTAATTCCTGGTATTGCTGTACCAGTATCTATTGTAGGTACATTCTTTTTCTTGCAAATGTTTGGTTTCTCAATCAACTTATTAACCTTATTTGCTATGATTCTGGCCATTGGTATTGTGGTAGACGACGCCATTGTTGTGGTTGAAGCCGTCCATGCCAAGCTAGAAGAAGGATATACCGACGCTAAAGAAGCTACAAAAAGTGCGATGAGCGAAATTACAGGTGCTATTGTATCTATTACCTTAGTAATGTCTGCTGTTTTCGTGCCGGTATCTTTCCTTTCAGGACCTGCTGGGGTTTTCTATAAACAATTTGCTATTACTTTAGCAGTAGCCATCGTAATTTCAGCAATTAACGCGCTAACGCTTTCACCAGCTTTATGTGCTGTGTTATTAAAACCACACAACCCAGAAAAAAACAATCAGAAAAAAGGCGTAAAAGACCGTTTCTTTATTGCATTTAACACAGGTTTTGATGTGTTAACCGATAAATACGTTGGTTCCATCAAAGCTTTGATCAAACATAAATGGATTACTGGTACTATTTTGGTAGCTTCTGGTGTTTTTGGTTGGTATTTATTTAGTACTACTCCTGCTGGATTTATTCCGAGTGAAGACCGTGGTGCAATTATTATGGACTTAAGCATGCCAGCTGGTACAACTTTAAAAGAAACACAAAAAGTTTTATTTGAAATTGATACGATGTTAGCTGAAATGCCTGAAGTTGAATCACGAATGATTGTTGCTGGTCGTAGTATTATTAACAACATTAACGGTGGATCATACGGAATGGGAATTGTTAAACTTACCGATTTCGAATTCCGTAAAGATGATAGCTTAAGTGTTGATCGCGTGGTGCAAAAACTAACAGCTAAAACAGCGGCTAGATTTAAAGATGCACGTATTTTATTCTTAGTTCCGCCATCAGTTCAAGGTTTCGGTACTGCCGACGGTTTTGAGGTTAACTTACAAAGTAAAAATGACGACAGCTGGGAAGATATGAATGCCAATATTGGCGCTTATATTCAGGCGTTAAATGCTCGTCCAGAAATTATGTATGCCATTTCTAACTTTAACCCTAACTTCCCTCAGTATCAAATGGATATTGATGTAGATCGCGCTAAAAATGCTGGGGTTTCTGTTACAAATATTGTAAATACCATGCAAGGTTATTATGGTGGATTATATACAACCGATTTTAACCGATTTGGTAAGCAATACCGTGTAATGATTCAGGCCAAACCACAAGATATTGACAAGTTATCGTCAGTTGAAAAAATTAACGTTAAAAACAACGCTGGCGAATTAATTCCTATTTCTCAGTTTATTACGTTTAGTAAAGTTTATGGTCCAGAATCTGTTTCAAGATTTAACATGCTTAAATCTGCAAAAATTACAGGTAAAGCTGCACCAGGTTATTCATCTGGAGATGCTATTCGTGTTGTACAAGAAGTTGCTGCCGAGCATTTAAACCCAACTTACGAATATGAATTCTCTGGGATGTCAAGAGAAGAAATTTTAGCGGGTAACCAAGCTACGTTAATTTTCATATTATGTTTAGTATTTGTTTACTTCTTATTAAGTGCGCAGTACGAAAGTTACATTTTACCATTAGCAGTAATTTTCTCTTTACCGGTGGGTATTGTTGGAGCTATTTACTTTATTAATTTGGCAGGGTTAGAAAATAACATTTATTTCCAAGTTGCCTTAATTATGCTTGTAGGTCTACTTTCTAAAAATGGTATTTTAATTGTAGAATATGCTATTCAACGTAGAAGAAACGGTATGTCAGTAGTTCACGCTGCTTACGATGGTGCTAAAGCTCGTTTACGTCCAATTTTAATGACATCGTTTGCCTTTATTTTAGGATTAGTACCGTTGGCTTTCTCTACCGGAGTTGGTGCCGTTGGTAACCGTTCTATTGGTATGGGAGCTGTTGGAGGAATGCTTATCGGAACCTTAATTGGGGTATTTATTATACCGGTTCTGTTTGTTATTTTCCAAAACTTACAAGAAAAAGTAAGTCCAAATAAATTTAAAACGATTGAAGAAACTGACAATGAATAAAAATATTACTAGAATATCGGTTGTTGTTGGGGCAAGCTTTTTAATGCAATCTTGTTTAGTTGCTAAAAAATACGAACGCCCTAACTTAAAAGCTGAAGAAAATTTCAGAACCGAAGTTGTTGAAAAAGATACCACATCAATCGCAAAAATTGAGTGGAATAAAGTTTTTACAGATCAATATTTACAAAACTACATCCAACAAGGATTAGAAAATAATTACGACATTCAAATTGCTGCTCAAAACATTGCTGCTGCCGAGGCATCAATGAAACGTGGTAAAGCCGGATATTTCCCAACCATTAATGCATCTGCAACATGGACGCATCAGGAAATTTCTAAAAATTCTCAATTTGGGGGTTTGTTTTCTCAATTAGATCAATATCAATTATCTCCTTCCCTATCTTGGGAAGCAGATATTTGGGGTAAAATCAGAAGCAATAAAAGAGCCACAGCTGCCACGTATTTACAAAGCGTAGCAACAAACAAAGCTTTACAAGCACAAATTATTGGTTCTATTGCATCGGTTTACTACCAATTATTATCTTTTGATGCGCAATTAAAAGTTGCTGAAGCAGCTTTAAAAAACCGCGAAAAAAGTGTTGAAGTAATTAAATCTTTAAAAGAAGGCGGTACGGTAAATGAAGTTGGGGTGAAACAAACCGAATCTCAGATGCTAGCTACCAAAGTTACGATTGAAGATATTAAATACAACATTGGTGTTTTAGAAAACAGTTTAAGCATTTTAATTGGTAACGCGCCAAAAAGTATTGAACGTGCTAGCTTAGCAGATCAAAAAATTGATATTGATATTTCTACAGGAGTTCCATCAACTTTATTAGCTAACAGAGCTGATTTAATTGCTGCTGAATACAATTTAATGAGCACGTTTGAGCAAACTAACGTTGCTAGAGCTAATTTTTATCCGTCGTTTACAATCAATGCAACGTCAGGTTTTCAAGCTTTAGAAACTAAAGATTTGTTTAACGCAAATTCTTTGTTTGCTAACATTGTAACGGGTTTAACAGCCCCTATTTTAAACGGTCGTGCAATTAAAACCAATTTCGAGGTTGCTAAAGCAAACCAACAAAAAGCATTTTTACAATATGAAAAGCAATATTTAGTTGCTATTCAAGAAGTTTCTAATGCTTTTGCTAATTACGAAAACGAAACTAAAAAAATCAAAATTCGCGAGCAACAAGTTGATTTGTTACAAAAAGCAGTTGAATATTCTGACGAACTTTTAGTTTACGGTATGGTAAATTATTTAGATGTTATTACGGCAAGCGATAGCGCATTAAACGCAGAGCTTTCTTTAATAGATAACAAATACAAACAGCTTAATGCAATTATTACTTTATACCGATCACTTGGTGGCGGTTGGCAGTAATTTTTAATACAAAAAGGTCGGTTTTTAACCGGCCTTTTTTATTTAAACAAACTTGCATTTCTATCTTCATAAAAGCAAGCAAAATAAATCCAATCTACAATGCAGTATTAGCAACAATTATGCACAATTAGTAAGGCTATATAAATTTTAAATCTAATTTTTAACACAAAGCATATATTCTAAACAAAAAGTAAAAATTATTTGAAATTAGCCAACAACCCACTATATTTGTTTATAACAACAATCTCAAATTATAGTAAAATGGAATGCATCTCTGTTTTTGATATGCTTAAAATTGGCATAGGTCCATCTAGTTCTCATACTTTAGGCCCGTGGAGAGCAGCTGAAGTTTTTATTCGTGAACTAAGAGAACGCGATTTGTTAACTAAAACTAACAAAATTCAAATCGATTTATACGGTTCTCTTTCTTTAACAGGAATTGGTCACGCTACCGATTTAGCTGTTATGCTGGGATTAAGCGGTGCTGATCCGGAATATATTCCGGTAGAAAGCATTGATATAATCATATCAGCCATTAAAACAAAAAAAGAATTATACCTAGGTAACGATCATATTGTAAGTTTTGATCCCGAAACCGATATTATTTTTAATAAAAACTTTTTACCATTTCATGCCAACGGATTGCGCTTTACTGCATATACCACAGGCGAAATTTACGAATCGTATTTTTACAGTATTGGCGGTGGATTTGTTATTAAAGAAGATCAAGACAACTCAGCATCTAATTCGGCTGCTAAAAGAGAATTTCCTTATCCAATTGACAAGGCAGACGAACTATTAAAATACTGTTTATCAAACAACAAAAAAGTTTCTGAAATTGTATACGAAAATGAACTTTCATTGCGTAGCGCTGAGGAAATTGATAAAGAATTAATGCGCGTGTGGAATACCATGTTAGAATGTATTTACATTGGTTGCCACACCGAAGGAACCTTACCAGGCGGATTAAATGTTAGACGCCGTGCGTACGACATGCACAAATCGTTAATTGGTGTTTTACCATATGACGGCATGAAAGATTGGGTACATACCATTAGAAAAACTGAAGTTAAGTTTAGACAAATTTTAAAATGGGTAAGCTGTTTTGCTTTAGCAGTAAACGAGGTAAACGCATCTTTAGGACGTGTGGTAACAGCTCCAACAAATGGTAGTGCGGGTGTTATTCCTGCGGTATTGATGTATTATTTAGTAATCGAAAATCATCAAGCAACCGAAAAAGAAATAAAACAGTTTTTATTAGTTGCTGGCGAAATTGGCAGTATCTTTAAAAAAGGAGCAACTATTTCTGCAGCTATGGGTGGTTGTCAAGCCGAAATTGGCGTTTCTTCTGCTATGGCAGCAGCAGCACTTTGCGAATTAATGGGTGGTTGTCCGGAGCAAGTTTTAATTGCTGCCGAAATTGCTATGGAGCATCATTTAGGTTTAACTTGTGATCCAATCGGTGGTTTAGTACAAATTCCTTGTATTGAGCGCAATACCATGGGCGCTATAAAAGCTATAAATGCGGCAGAATTAGCCTTAGAAACAGATCCGAGAAATGCAAAAGTTCCTTTAGATAAGGTAGTAAATACCATGTGGATGACAGCCAAGGATATGAACAATAAATACAAAGAAACATCAGAAGGTGGATTGGCTGTGGCCGTTAATCTTTCCGACTGTTAATAATATACTAAAAAACCCAAAAAGAACGTCTTTTTGGGTTTTTTTAACATCAATTAGTATCGAATTAATTTTCAAATAATAAAATTTACATAACTTTACGACAAGTATAAAACTATTTCCAAATGTCTGTAGCAAAAAAAGATTACAAAGTAGTGACAACAAAATCACTAATTGACATGAAAGCGAACGGAGAAAAAATCTCTATGCTAACTGCCTATGATTATACCATGGCTAAAATTGTTGACTCTGCAGGGGTTGATGTAATTTTAGTTGGAGATTCTGCAAGTAACGTAATGGCAGGTCATGAAACTACTTTGCCTATTACTCTAGATCAAATGATTTATCATGCCTCATGCGTAGTTCGCGGAGCTAAAAGAGCATTAGTTGTGGTAGATTTACCATTTGGAACATATCAATCAGATTCAAAAAAAGCTTTAAATTCTGCCATTCGCGTAATGAAAGAAAGCGGTGCTCATGCTTTAAAATTGGAAGGCGGAAGCGAGATTAAGGATGGCATTAAAAAAATATTAGGTGCTGGTATCCCAGTAATGGGACATTTAGGCTTAACCCCACAATCAATTTATAAATTTGGAACCTATACTGTAAGAGCTAAAGAAGATGCAGAGGCAGAAAAATTAATTGAAGATGCAAAAATGCTTGAACGTATTGGATGTTTTGGTATTGTTTTAGAAAAAATTCCGGCTAAACTTGCTGAACGTGTTGCTAAGGAAGTTAATATTCCAATAATCGGTATCGGTGCTGGTGGCGGTGTTGACGGACAAGTTTTGGTATTACACGATATGGTGGGTATGAATAATGAATTTAGTCCTAAGTTTTTAAGACGCTACTTAAACCTTTACGACGATATGTCTAAAGCTATTGGACAATATGTTGATGATGTTAAAACGCAAGATTTTCCAAATAGTTCCGAACAATATTAATTTTTTAACGTTAAAGCATTAAAAAATTAAAAAAATCACAAAATAAACACATTACATCGGCTTTCTTTAGTAAATAAATAATAAAATTATATATTTGCAACTTAGATTGTTACACTAATTATTCTTGTTTTGAAAAGTTTAAAGTACATCATTTATATAATAATTACTTTTTTGTCTGTTACCTCATTAATAGCAAAAGAAGAAATTGCTGTACTTTTTCCAGAACAAGAAACCACACATATTATTGTTCCTAATTTCAGTGCTGATTTTACAGAAGCACCAGAAAACGATGTGATACAAAATATAAGGCGTTCTTGTGTTACCAAACAAGACGCCTTTACTAAACTTTTAAACCAATCCCCAACTTCATCTGGTTTAGTAATTTCTAACCTTCACGCTAAGGAAATTTCTGAGTATTTTTTATTGCTTTTTTATAAAACGCATGAAGAAATAAACTTCCTCCATCTTTTTAAATTATACTAAATTGAAACTATTTATTACAAATAACACTTAATTTCAATACTATTATTTAAAAAAATGATCCAAAAAAATATAAAAAGTATCTTTTTTGTAGCACTTGCTGCTACAGCATTTTCTTGTTCAAGCAAAAATGAAAACCAAACAACTGAACAGAAAGAATACCCTGTAATTTCAATAGTTCAACAAGATACTATTGTTAGCAATCAGTTCGTTGCTGATATTCAAGCTAAAAAAAACGTAGAAATTAACAACCGTGTTCCTGGTTTTTTAGAGCACATTTATGTTAATGAAGGACAATTTGTAAAAAAAGGGCAAAAGTTATTTAAAATTAACGATGCCGAGTTACAAATGGTTCTATTAAAAGCTAATGCAACCTTTCAACAAGCTGAAGCTGATGTTCGCATTGCCAAAGTTGAAGTGAATCAGTTACAAATCTTATTTGATAAAAATGTTGTAGCTGACAATGAATTAGAAATGGCAAAAGCAAAACTAGCAGCTGCACAGGCAAGGTTAGCACATGCTGATGCGGCACGTAAAGCTGTTTTACAAAAAATTGGTTTCACTAATATTGTTTCTCCTTTTGACGGAGTAATTGACCGTATTCCTTACAAAGAAGGAAGTGTAGTAGCAGAAGGAACTTTGTTAACTACAATTTCTAACTTAAGTGAAGTTTACGCATATTTTTCAATTCCAGAAAACTTATATTTCGAATTGATGTCGAATAACAAAATGGGTGCACATCAAAAAATTGAACTTGTTTTACCAAACGGCGCAGTATATAACCACGATGGTACCCTACAAACAGCAGAAGGAGAAATTGACAATACAACAGGTGCAATTCAATATAAAGTTGCGTTTCCTAACCCAGATAGCTTTATTAAACACGGTACTTCGGGTAGATTAATTATTTCTGACAAACAGGAAAATGCTATTTTAATTCCACAAAAATCTACATTCTCAATTCAAGACAAAACGTATGTTTTTGTTGTAGATAAAGAGAATAAAGTTAAAATGACACCTATTACCATTGGTGCAACCCTTTCGGATGCTTATATCATTACCGATGGAATCAAACCAAACGATGTAGTTATTTACGAAGGAACTCAATCTTTACGTGACGGTGATGTAATCGCTACTAGATCAATAAAATAAATATAAAAACTCCAAATTAAAATTTTCTCATGGTAGAAATGTTTATTCGACGAAAAGTACTTTCGCTCGTAATCTCAATATTTTTTGTGCTTTTGGGGCTTTTAGCTATTTTTAATCTCCCAATTACACAATTCCCAGATATTGTACCACCTTCTGTATTGGTACAAGCTAAATATACAGGTGCAAATGCCGAAGTTTCGACCGATGCAGTTGCATTACCTTTAGAACGTGCTATTAACGGTGTTCCTGGTATGACATACATGTCAACAGTAACTTCTAATGATGGAGTAACCTTAATTCAGGTTTTCTTTGAAGTAGGTACCGATCCAGACGTAGCAGCCATTAACGTACAAAACCGTGTAACCACCGTATTAGACGAATTACCGGAAGAAGTTATTCGTGCCGGGGTTACGGCAGAAAAAGAGGTAAACAGTATGTTAATGTACTTGAATATTACAAGTACGAACGAAGATCAGGACGAACAGTTTATTTTTAACTTTACAGATATCAACATTTTACAAGAATTAAAACGTATTGATGGTGTAGGTCGTGCTGAAATTATGGGGCAAAAAGAATATTCTATGCGCGTGTGGTTAGATCCTTATAAAATGGGAGCTTACAACGTATCTGCAGACGAAGTTGTTCAGGCCTTACAAAAACAAAACATTGCTGCTGCACCAGGTAAAGTTGGTGAATCATCAGGAAAAACATCAAGCCAATTACAATATGTGATTAAATATTCGGGTAAGTTTTTTGAACCTCAACAATACGAAGAAATTCCGATTAAAGCAGATGTTGATGGAACAATCTTAAAACTAAAAGATATTGCTAAAATCGAATTTGGCGCAATGAGCTACGGAATGGTTTCTAAAACAGACGGACGCCCATCAGCATCAATCATGATGAAGCAAAGACCAGGTTCTAACGCATCTGACGTAATTGCTGCTGTTAAAGATAAAATGGCTGAATTGAAAGAAACATCTTTCCCTCCAGGCGTGGAATATAGCTTAGCTTATGACGTTTCTCGTTTCTTAGAAGCATCTATTTCTGCAGTATTAGTAACTTTAATAGAAGCGTTTATTTTAGTTGCTATTGTAGTATTTTTATTCTTACAAGATTGGCGCTCAACATTAATTCCTATTTTAGCGGTACCCGTATCGTTAATCGGAGCATTTTTCTTTATGCAAATGTTTGGGTTCTCAATCAACTTATTAACCCTTTTCGCTATGGTACTAGCCATTGGAATTGTGGTCGACGACGCCATTGTTGTGGTTGAGGCCGTCCACGTTAAAATGGCCGAAGGTTTAAATGCTTTACAAGCAACATTGGCAGCAGCTAAAGAAATTGCCGGTGCAATTTTAGCCATAACCATTGTAATGGCAGCGGTATTTATTCCGGTAGCATTCTTAGATGGACCAGTTGGTGTATTTTATCGCCAATTCTCTTTAACGCTGGCTTTCAGTATCATGATTTCAGGTATTAACGCATTAACGTTAACCCCTGCCCTATGTGCTATTATTTTAAAACCGCACGAACACAAAGAAAATGACAAAAAGAATTTCTTAGACCGTTTCTTTGAACGTTTTAATAGTGGTTTTGATAAGCTTACAAACAAATACACTGCATTCCTATCTAAATTTTCAACAAAAAAATCTTTCACAATTGGTGTTTTAGTATTGTTTGTTGGTTTAGCTACCATTGCTTCAAAAATTCTTCCAACCGGATTTATTCCGTTAGAAGACCAAGGAATGGTTTATGTAAACGTAACAACACCACAAGGAGCTACTGTTGAAAGAACCGAAAAAGTTTTAGATGAAATTACGAAAATAACCGATTCTATTGATGCGGTAGAAAGTATTACAACTTTAGCAGGTTACAGCATTGTAACAGAAATTGCTGGTGCATCATACGGTATGGGAATGATTAACATGAAAGATTTTGGGGAACGCGATATAAGCGTGAACGATTTAATTAAAATCTTAAATGAAAAATCAAAAAATATTTCTGACGCTCAAATTGAATATTTTGCTCCACCAACAGTACCTGGTTTTGGTAACACCAGTGGATATGAATTACGTTTATTAGACCGTACTAAAGGAAGTATTACTAATACCGACCGAGTAAATAAAGAATTTATTCAGGCTTTAAATGAAGCGCCAGAATTACAAAACAACTTTTCATCTTTTGATGCAACGTATCCGCAATATTTAATACATATTGATTACGATATGGCTGCGAAAAAAGGAATTTCTGTTGATAATGCCATGTCAACCTTACAAACCATGTTAGGTTCTTACTACGCAACAAACTTTATTCGTTTCTCGCAAATGTATAAAGTTATGGTACAAGCAGGTCCTGAGTTCAGAGAAAATCCAGAAAGCTTACTAAACTTTTATTTAAAAAATGACAAAGGTGAAATGGTACCTTTATCAACTTTTGCAAGTTTAGAACGTGTTTATGGACCTGAGGTTTTAACGCGTTACAACATGTATATGTCAGCCATGATTAATGGTGAACCGGCAGAAGGTTACAGTTCGGGTGAAGCTATTGCTGCTATTGAGCGAGTAGCTGCCGAAAAATTACCTCGCGGATTTAGTATAGAATGGTCAGGAATGACACGTGAAGAAATTTTATCAGGTAACCAAACCGTTTATATTTTCGGGTTAGTATTGGTATTTGTTTACTTATTATTAGCAGTACAATACGAAAGTTTTATTTTACCAATTCCGGTATTATTACCATTACCAATTGGAGTATTTGGTGCTTATTTATCTTTATTATTGGCTGGGTTAGACAACAACATTTACGCACAAGTTGCCATGGTTATGCTCGTTGGGTTGCTCTCTAAAAACGCCATTTTGATTGTAGAATTTGCTTTAGCAAGACAAAAAGAAGGTTTAGATATTGTTTCTGCTGCGATTGAAGGAGCACGCGAACGTTTACGTCCGATTTTAATGACATCCTTTGCTTTCATTGCCGGATTAATTCCGTTATGTATGGCAACAGGTGCAGGCGCTGTTGGTAACCGTTCCATCGGTGTTGCGGCAGCAGGTGGAATGTTAATCGGAACATTATTTGGATTGATTATAATTCCAGGATTATATATCATTTTTGCTAAACTTGAAAATAAAAAATACAATGAAACAAACTAGTTCTAAATTATTTTATATCGGATTAATTGCTACTACCATTGTTTCGTGTTCAGCGCCCAATGTGGCAAACAAACAACAGTTAAAAGCAGTACCTACAACCGTAGATAATGATACAATTCAGGGTGAAAATGTTTTCGAAAGCTTATCACTTAAAAGCTATTTTGAAGATCCACATTTAGTTAATTTATTTAACAAAGCTGTTGTAGCAAATCCTGATTATCAAATTACACAACAACGCATTCAAATAGCGAATGCGTTTTTAACCAAAGCCAAGTTATCTAATTTACCATCGTTAGAAATCGGTGCATCGGCTTCTGGAACACATTACGGTAAATATACCATGGATGGCGTGGGTAATTATGATACCAACTTGTCTCAAAACATTACTGAGCAACAAAAAATCAATCGTGATTTTACTCCAAATTATTGGTTAGGAGCACAAACATCTTGGGAAATTTTTGCTTGGGGAAAAGTTAGAAATCAGAAATTAGCGGCAAAAAAACGTTATTTTGCAACTACTGAAGGTATTAAACTAACACAGACTTTAATTTTTACAAATATTGCTAACTTATATTACCAATTGGTAGCGTTAGATAAAAAATTAAATATTTACGAAGAAAACTATAAAATTCAAGAACGTGCGCACGA
This genomic window from Flavobacterium agricola contains:
- a CDS encoding efflux RND transporter permease subunit gives rise to the protein MVEMFIRRKVLSLVISIFFVLLGLLAIFNLPITQFPDIVPPSVLVQAKYTGANAEVSTDAVALPLERAINGVPGMTYMSTVTSNDGVTLIQVFFEVGTDPDVAAINVQNRVTTVLDELPEEVIRAGVTAEKEVNSMLMYLNITSTNEDQDEQFIFNFTDINILQELKRIDGVGRAEIMGQKEYSMRVWLDPYKMGAYNVSADEVVQALQKQNIAAAPGKVGESSGKTSSQLQYVIKYSGKFFEPQQYEEIPIKADVDGTILKLKDIAKIEFGAMSYGMVSKTDGRPSASIMMKQRPGSNASDVIAAVKDKMAELKETSFPPGVEYSLAYDVSRFLEASISAVLVTLIEAFILVAIVVFLFLQDWRSTLIPILAVPVSLIGAFFFMQMFGFSINLLTLFAMVLAIGIVVDDAIVVVEAVHVKMAEGLNALQATLAAAKEIAGAILAITIVMAAVFIPVAFLDGPVGVFYRQFSLTLAFSIMISGINALTLTPALCAIILKPHEHKENDKKNFLDRFFERFNSGFDKLTNKYTAFLSKFSTKKSFTIGVLVLFVGLATIASKILPTGFIPLEDQGMVYVNVTTPQGATVERTEKVLDEITKITDSIDAVESITTLAGYSIVTEIAGASYGMGMINMKDFGERDISVNDLIKILNEKSKNISDAQIEYFAPPTVPGFGNTSGYELRLLDRTKGSITNTDRVNKEFIQALNEAPELQNNFSSFDATYPQYLIHIDYDMAAKKGISVDNAMSTLQTMLGSYYATNFIRFSQMYKVMVQAGPEFRENPESLLNFYLKNDKGEMVPLSTFASLERVYGPEVLTRYNMYMSAMINGEPAEGYSSGEAIAAIERVAAEKLPRGFSIEWSGMTREEILSGNQTVYIFGLVLVFVYLLLAVQYESFILPIPVLLPLPIGVFGAYLSLLLAGLDNNIYAQVAMVMLVGLLSKNAILIVEFALARQKEGLDIVSAAIEGARERLRPILMTSFAFIAGLIPLCMATGAGAVGNRSIGVAAAGGMLIGTLFGLIIIPGLYIIFAKLENKKYNETN